In Vanessa atalanta chromosome 9, ilVanAtal1.2, whole genome shotgun sequence, the genomic window aaattttatattagaagCCATACTAAAAACGTATCATAAAATTAGAATTCAACGAGTTCCAGCAGTTTAcacaattgatttattatttgaaagtttataatttaattctgttaataataaaattagctacTTCTCAATTCCATACGGATACATTTAAGGTTTTTAACAACCAAATGCGGACTTTGGTTTGTCTGGTACTCTCCAGTCAAACCGCTTTGTATACTTGCACTAGGCCTAGGCATTGGTAAAAGTGAATAGGTATTTCATTATAGTATTTTACTCAGCGTATCTTACCTCATTCAACTGTACTGCAACAGAGCAGAGCGTTAGTGTCGCCACGAAGAAATATATGCCCAAAATGTTTCGAAGTAGTATTTCAAGTTCATGAACAgtactaaaaaaatgttatgtcgaTTACCATTTGCtgttcattcataaaaaaacatattacaaattattaaaccttactttattaataaaacattaatgctATGACATTTAATTATCCTGTAGTAAGCTCGTTTATCTCTCTTTTCCTCCAAATTAGACGACTTTCCTTGTCCCCCTATTAGCTCGCTGTATTTGTGTAGGCAAGAGAACTGCCCGCGAATGAAAATCATCAAACCCACAGCAGTCAAATCAAAAGCTATATGTACTTTAACACAATAGAGGGCTGCCACTACTTCTACTAAAATCGTCACAATGTATCCGACTGTGTAAGAATCTAAAGGCGACCATTCCGGCAATATATGTGGCATGCTACTAATATCTCGCCCAGTCTTCATGTATATTGCGTATTCAAGGAACGGAGACACAATGTATACCACTGCTGTGAAGCTATAGATTCGTGTTAAATTAcatgaaatcaaaaatatatctctCGTATAAGAATCGATGTGCTTAGTAAAACTGTGTTTTTCGTCATCATCAGATTCATAGTCACAAGGGgaatagttatttaattgttcattTTCCAATGACAATGCTTGGTTAATAATAGAGCGCCATCTTTTCTCGTTACTTAAGAGTGACCACAATTTTAAGAAACCCATCATGCAAAATGACAAAACGCTAATGCCAGCAAAAAGTGCCTTAGGATCATCTTTGGCCAACAAAAGCGCTACTATTTGTGTCAAATTTGTACTTAGAAAACAAACTATGGATATTTTCGCTATTCGGTGAATACCATAAGCGTCACGGTCGTGCCAAAGACCAGCGTCGCGAATACGTCCTTCAACAATTTTCTTGAAGTTAACTCCTTTACACTGTGGCGAAAAGACATCTCTCAAAAAATTTGTTAGCCAACTCATTTTATCCTATAAAAATggtaaatcaattaataaataccaaagttaTACACAGATCTATTAACTGAAATTTTACCTGTTACCTTTGGTGCTATAGTTTTGATACTATTTATGCAACGGCTAGAGAGTAAATGTAATAAACACCGTGTTAGTATACAAATGAACAATAAACTAGAAATTGCGGATAATTATAGCCCCATTTgacttaattttctttaatgtcGTAGTTAAACTCtgaattcagtatttttttattccgtcAAAAGGTAAGCTGataaaaacgtaatataaactactaaattaaatttaagtcaaaaccaaatctaaaattttatactaGCATATAGTTAATAGGTATTTAAGCATATgtaaacatacacacacacacacaggacggctggttcatttttcgtcCACATGATCGGAATTGCTATAAAACGagaaaatattatcattctTGCCTTTCTACGCGGTCATTACttgtacagtagctatttttatttgtatataaggacttaatgtaaataattcttatataaatgaatatatttaaaaatgtaaaataatattcttaattttataacgcAAACCGCAGCAAaactttaactaaaaaaatatcttatagtcttgattataattaacaaacttCCAGTACTTCTAATTAAAGGTCCttaattaactaacataacatgaagtaattttaaagtttgtatTTCTAAGCAAAAGTAGCAATAAATTGAAACTTGTTAAATTGTACTtgaatttttagtaattattacctACTCTAAACACGGCCTCgtcattattatgatattagttGGTTAACAAAAAACGGCATTATAcattctttaaatatacatatatatttatgagtgttatttatttacgcaTTGTTTTTGTCGGTGTAATACCACCTTCTTGAATTTCTTACTTACTCAAAGATTGCCTAATAGATAATTATGTTACACACATTTACACCTACGGAGATTAATTCCGCCTTTTGTTCCCAATTAATTCGATGACagtaattaaatttctaaattataattaacagcgGGAACATTGTACATgtcttcttttaaataaaatacaggaacaaaatatttatttattaaatatatgatattatataactacataaaaaagtatttttaaaaatttcggtGATTAAAAACAGCAAGCGTTCTAATCCACATCGGAAAATTTTCATTACGCTTAAGAAAATCATttgcataatttatattcaacttaAAATATAGCGAGCGACAGGGCCTTCAACAAGTCTGAACAGTTCAGTCattgtaagtttaaaaaatggCTAAGAGAACTTAGTCAGAGCAGCGGAAGACGAGGGAAAAGTGACACATTTTTGCCGCagcgtaataataattaatattgtctcCGACAATATTCGATTATTACATTATCCGACTATGAATACTCATTACGCCTTAGGTCTGGCTTTTTGAACAATTTGTTTATACCCAATAAGATTTGAGTGATTTTCTATAAAAGTTGTTTATCGAATGTTTAGTAAAACGGTGATTTCCCGAATGCTGTAAAATCTACATTGTATAAATCAAAgtctacgcaacggattttaacgcggctttcattaataaacagaatgaatcaagaggaaggtttatttgtataaaacacgcataatatagtagagaaaaggcAATAATTTTAACGTTCCTAGTCGgaaaatgacaataatttttcttttcatgtTTCTTCTTCTGTCTAAATGTTGTGTATAAACCCTTATTGAACCTGTGTGAAACTGGAAATTGTTTAGCTAATCggctctttataatatttaaaggaaaaactGTAAGttcatatataaacaaataatgaaatactttttatttgtattaaatagaaatcaagtgtttcataatgttattattCTAAAACCATAATGGGTACTATGCATTGACTACTAAGCTACGCAATTaactcataaaattattaaagtattgttttacGAAACCAGCCCTTTCCGTGTTCGCAAACAACCGTTAAATTGAGTAAACGTTAAACTATCAACCAATTAATTAACGGTCTGTGTCAATACAAGCTGTTGTCATGAATTAGCTTAGCATAATAGGTACTTTACAAGGGTGTTTACAAAAACAATCTTAAAGGCAAGActaattctatttaatattaaaagaaaacatattgctcaatagaatattatattactgtgaaaaaagcgtggatttagtttttgatttttatattttggaatCCACTTTCGGAACCGGTGACAgcgtaatatttaattcaatactgtaatcAATTTAAAAGGATGGACCATATATATGTTTTGGATAATAAGTTAACGTTAATGTTATCTCCGGgaatttttcaaacaaataagtTTTTGACATAGGTATTAAGATATTTtggaatgatatttttaaatgtaaggtGTATAACGATTCAGTCGGTAGACCTCTTGGTCAATACTAGgagttatattgtaatatttgcttCTTTAAGCTAATATCATAGAACATCCATGCAGACCGGATACGTAGTCAagaaagacaaaaaataaatatttcctcaTTGTTTTCATCGGTAGCGCGTATTTAACaggtcattaaaataaaaggtattcATAATGAAAAggtgcaattttattatttatcctaaaataatcatcatatcattaatattggaacatagtatataagtatataattctgTCTCGAtacaaatcattaatattttatataataatttcaccaGGAGTAAAGGTCGGCTCCAGAATCATCCCAAGTATTTGAATTACGAATATTTTCAGAACCGTAACCAGATCTACTCGAGATGCCATTGGAATTGTGCCCGTTAGAGTTGTAACTCGATCTCGCACCGTAACCGTCAGAATTTCCCCAACCCCCTGTAGAGCGTCCAAAACCAGATGCACTATTCCAGCTTCCAGCAGATCGGGTCAGTCCACCGGATAGCGGACTGTAGTTGCTTCCTTGCCAACCATTGCCaccttaatttaaacaaatatattgattCACTTTAATCATAcaatcgatttatttataataaaatagatataatagaaTAGTTCTTTTTTGTGTGACAGTATTTGATTCATAACATATGTCTAAGTTTGTTTTAtcgtattgtaattattatttacctggAGAGCGAACTCTGCGAATGTTTTCGAAATCTGCCATCGCGGTGGCGGCGATGAAGAGGATAAGGAATAACTTCAACtgcaaaatgataaaaaatgtgtaataaaaattaacagtagATGATTTAGGCTATATTTGTTGCTTAAGAACACAACAAGAATATGGAATGATTAGTTAAACAAGGCTGGGTTCTTCTTTTGAATGTGAATTAAATTATGACGAAAAGATATATTAtgcctatattatatatagctaaagacataaatacatattattctgcacatacatattttggctgaaaaataaattgaaattatttcctTTTTCTCATTCCATTCTAAATCACACTCATAATACAAATCTTTcattcattacatttaatttttttatataattatttttacgtgtcatataaataattcgatTCTAATAGCAACAGTCTAAATTAGGTTTGTAAGTTTGTATAACAACATTTACAgccagtttataaataaaagcattcTCTTCATTGTCGAGTATTTAGCAaactgtataaaatacatttagtagACAGTGGTGTAAGCCGAACGGACACAAAGAGACAACTTAGTTGGCAAGCTGCCTGGCAAGTGAATTTGAATacaattgcattttatttttcggAATTTAATCCCTCTCCCGTAGCCTACCCCTCCCGTACCTATGACATCAcgttcgtgtgcttaatttttattaataattaatctcatgcTTAGCGATTAAAATTCATGTAtctcatttcaattaaattcttccacatgtatatccagtaacccgcattagagcagttTGGTAGAAATATCTCCAAACATACTCCaaaaagggagagaaggccttagcccaactgtgggacatttacaggatgTTCCTTTAGTACGTTTAGAGATGATTGTAGTATCAACTGGGCTTCACAGTTATGAAATAATTGACAAACATGAATTTAatgttcttataatattattaaaacatctaGCAAGATTCTGATATCTGAAATTGGTTctggtattaaatatttgtgtctTTATTTCTACGAACGTACTAATCTATCAGTTGGATTTGAAAGAAACATCTATCTTTAGAtttgatagtaaaattattgagaaaaaaaGACTATACAACATTACGCTACGACCCACAACCTAACTGGAACTAACGGATCAGAGCACCACGTTAAACATGGTCGAAACCATGCGGGCCACCTAGTTtggtatgaaattatttaaaaaaacttaccaTTTTTAAGTGCGTAGAGATCGGAATTACAACTAGTACTTCTGAGAAGCCAACTATGTTCctgcttatatatattttggacaCCGCCGTAGGACGACATGCTATTAATTACATGAATCAAGTAATAACTTTGTCACGTTTAGTTCATTGAAATGAAACGCGGATTTTAACTGATACGTGATACATGACCGTAAAcgctttgatatattttttatagttcttttatttgaattaggagcaatttataatctgtttaatATGAAGGACGGAGAACATATTTCTTATTTGaaacatgatttatttttatcttcaaaaccaacatattataattatatttatacgtataatcgAACAAAAATGCttggaaataattaatgttaatgttattaatgttttcatttagtaacaaatatccataatataacaaattctaTATAGTCAATAGCTAATCCTAATCCATTAGATTTGAAGGTAACAGTCATACTCTTTGTGTGGTTGGTCAGAGCTAATTACATCGAAGCTAATTATACGAAGCTAATTATATCGAATAATAGATAGTCTAAATGATCTTTCGCAAGgggaataattgtatttttatattaaaacagaaGAATGGTCTCCGGCGGAAACATATAAACTACGCTACagttaacgttatttttttttaaactatataagtAAATACTACGTCATatgcgtgaaaaaaaaaaaataaagtaatttaaataaataataaatttaataattttttatttttattttatttaatttataacattcataaaataaaaataattaaagttttttaattactattggCACACAGACGAACAATAATAAtcagtattcattattttttttaaccagcAACCAAGGTTGTGCGAAACATGTACTTAATCGCTAAGGTGACACTAGTTTAAAATTCAAGACTAccacattttataaaaagcttGTAAACAAGTAATATGGGTAAGGAATGAAACACGGCGTATGCGGTGTAATAGTACATAGCGTGGATTATAATTATGGACTCGGCGTTAGACAGTGaatgaaattcttaaaaaataaacatttctatttataagaatggaaatatataagattaaataatatatattagtgcgCTTAAGTTACGAAAGAATCTGTGACATTTTTTTCGtactgtacaatattttttttccataactTAGGTTAAATATCCAAAACAGGTAGTTTGATCGTGAGGCCGTGAGCCGTGGCCCGTCACACCCGAGCCAATCCGCCTCAATCatttaaacaaactaaaaaCTCTCAATAGCAAACAATCTGTCGCATCAACGTAACTTTATATAATTCGACTATTTAATGTACAATGATGTCgtgtttaatatgtttttaattaaataaaaagatcggttttgtatgtttgttttttttccgATTTTCCACAAAAACAACTAATCCTATTTATATGGACTCTCAGACGTAggtcatataataaatttatttaaaggcaCACCAAGCGATAAATTCATAAGTCATTACTATATgtgcaaattataaattataattctgtaataataggCGTGCGCAAGATTTACAAGAAGTAGTATTTAAACTCTatcgttactttttttaaattagtattccacttatttaaatagtatagtaattttgtataataatatgtaatatcatcgattttaacagttttttatgcctttttcttttttaccaACGGcatacagattatttcgccaatgacACGtgcgaaaattaataaattgtactcTTATAAACAGTAGGTAAAACTTAGAGTTGTTAgtttgtataataaagtataattttatagattaaatcAATATTCTCTTTAAGGTCAATTACAAGTTCAatgtgaataaattaaattaaatattgaaatagctTATTAAGACAACTTAGTCGAAGCTAAAATAGTCGGTTTGGGTGCTATAAAAAAACGCTGCCATAATAATTACAGATACACTGTAATTTAAACCAGTAGCTTAATAAATGAAGCATGATTAAAAAAGTTAGATGTgcagtaatatattaatacactaTGGATTTTTTGATCGCTTGTCTCGATAATGTCCTCAGCACCAAATTTCAGGCAATGTCTAAAATCTTAACCTTTATCTAAAACATACACAATAATTGTCattggttataatttttttatcaacctCATCCATATCCATAGTCAATGGACCGATTTTATTGCcttgtaatttttgttataattgattatttcaaCAGTTATCATgga contains:
- the LOC125066407 gene encoding uncharacterized protein LOC125066407, with the protein product MTPYLSMSQGWTLVKRHGRQYVTLANTSTGSLLIIIKTIRYFFTIPIMWTKNEPAVLCDKMSWLTNFLRDVFSPQCKGVNFKKIVEGRIRDAGLWHDRDAYGIHRIAKISIVCFLSTNLTQIVALLLAKDDPKALFAGISVLSFCMMGFLKLWSLLSNEKRWRSIINQALSLENEQLNNYSPCDYESDDDEKHSFTKHIDSYTRDIFLISCNLTRIYSFTAVVYIVSPFLEYAIYMKTGRDISSMPHILPEWSPLDSYTVGYIVTILVEVVAALYCVKVHIAFDLTAVGLMIFIRGQFSCLHKYSELIGGQGKSSNLEEKRDKRAYYRIIKCHSINVLLINTVHELEILLRNILGIYFFVATLTLCSVAVQLNEDQVSTTQLISLLQYMGATLTQLFLFCRYGDAVLNEISVGQGQGPFCSARWCLSPKVHQEIAILGAGMSRPYRLRAGPFNSLDLPSFIQIIRTAYSYYAFLRQT